The following are encoded in a window of Sporosarcina luteola genomic DNA:
- a CDS encoding LLM class flavin-dependent oxidoreductase: MITNRAKKFNGIPLSILDLAMINEGSDAGQSFKNSVDLAQHAENWGYNRFWLAEHHNMSGVASSATSVIIGHVAGATETIRVGAGGVMLPNHAPLVIAEQFGTLDALYPGRIDLGLGRAPGSDQATAYALRRTLQSSGNDFPDQLDELRAYFKHDPTARVRAIPGEGQDIPIWLLGSSDFSARLAAELGLPFSFASHFAPTYMMHALNLYHRNFKPSKDLQKPYAMLGINIIAADTDEKAQWLATSHQQMFLNIRKGITTEFKPPLDDVDAVWNELEKAAVAELLDWPSTIVGSPETVKRKLEAFMEMTKADECIISSGIFNHGDRLRSYEIVAEMMA; encoded by the coding sequence TTGATAACTAATAGAGCGAAGAAATTCAACGGCATCCCGCTGTCGATTCTTGATCTTGCGATGATCAACGAAGGGAGCGATGCCGGACAATCGTTTAAAAACAGTGTCGATCTTGCGCAACATGCCGAAAACTGGGGCTATAACCGATTCTGGCTTGCTGAACATCATAATATGTCCGGAGTCGCAAGTTCGGCGACGTCTGTCATCATCGGTCACGTGGCAGGTGCGACGGAAACGATCCGTGTCGGAGCGGGAGGCGTCATGCTGCCGAACCATGCACCGCTCGTCATCGCAGAGCAGTTCGGCACGCTTGATGCATTATATCCGGGCAGGATCGATCTAGGCTTAGGACGCGCTCCCGGCAGCGACCAGGCAACGGCTTATGCGCTGCGACGGACGTTGCAGAGCAGCGGCAACGATTTCCCTGACCAGCTGGACGAATTGCGCGCATATTTCAAGCATGACCCTACCGCCCGCGTCCGCGCGATTCCAGGGGAAGGGCAGGATATTCCGATCTGGCTTCTCGGATCGAGTGATTTCAGTGCGCGGCTAGCTGCGGAATTAGGTCTTCCTTTTTCATTCGCAAGTCATTTTGCACCGACCTATATGATGCATGCGCTAAATCTTTACCACCGTAATTTTAAGCCATCGAAGGATCTTCAAAAACCGTACGCAATGCTTGGAATTAACATCATTGCCGCGGATACAGATGAAAAGGCGCAATGGCTAGCAACTTCGCACCAACAAATGTTCCTCAATATCCGGAAAGGGATCACGACGGAATTCAAGCCGCCGCTCGATGATGTTGACGCTGTCTGGAACGAGTTGGAAAAAGCCGCCGTCGCCGAATTATTGGATTGGCCATCAACGATTGTCGGCAGCCCTGAAACGGTCAAGCGGAAATTGGAAGCGTTCATGGAAATGACGAAAGCTGACGAATGTATTATCAGCTCAGGGATCTTCAACCACGGGGACCGCCTCCGCTCGTATGAGATTGTCGCTGAAATGATGGCATGA
- a CDS encoding serine hydrolase domain-containing protein gives MGETAAVKPFHEYARDYVEKQLIPGAIIGIDSDGERMYELEFGYRNVSQKLPVTGDTVFGIASMTKSFTSAGIMKLQELGKLSVHDRIVEYLPELKKTGTQVERITLHHLMTHTAGYPPLATHVYARKNSIEQDPSAKDYGLDLLSNPGPHIETYDEMLAFMATDDFEWLGEPGQFYSYSNDSYGLLGVVISRVSGQRYEEFIEENVLKPAGMKNSFYSLDRLDEIENVTTLYMKAKDGSHVYEAPLWWDAPSMRSVGYLKSTANDILRYLEMYWNEGVVGGTRILSKESVEQMIHPHVEYEPGRCYGYGLRIVPDYFGSTLISHGGGLKGVSSYMCAIVEKKKAGVILTNVSDVDAGGLLMSTMNVTEGRKLDASPSMHEVREIDAGELRKFVGTFTSSEGMNVKVTLKDNQLSIESNEVCRKLKCIGKNFFIDEDEKEGILQFIENKDGEIERIVYGGRHILKENV, from the coding sequence ATGGGAGAGACAGCAGCGGTGAAACCGTTTCATGAGTATGCGCGGGATTATGTCGAGAAGCAGTTGATTCCGGGGGCGATAATCGGCATTGATTCAGACGGCGAGAGGATGTACGAGCTGGAATTCGGCTATCGGAATGTATCGCAAAAGCTGCCGGTGACGGGAGATACGGTATTCGGGATTGCTTCGATGACGAAGTCGTTTACGAGTGCGGGCATTATGAAGCTGCAGGAGCTAGGGAAGTTGTCGGTGCATGATCGGATTGTTGAGTACCTTCCGGAGTTGAAGAAGACGGGAACACAAGTGGAGCGGATCACGCTCCATCATCTGATGACGCATACGGCGGGCTATCCGCCGCTTGCGACGCATGTGTATGCGCGGAAGAACAGCATCGAGCAGGATCCTTCCGCAAAAGATTATGGATTGGACCTATTGAGCAATCCGGGACCGCATATTGAGACGTATGATGAAATGCTTGCATTCATGGCGACGGACGACTTTGAATGGCTCGGAGAACCGGGTCAGTTTTACAGTTATTCGAATGATTCGTATGGGCTGCTTGGTGTCGTCATTAGCAGGGTGAGCGGACAGCGTTATGAGGAATTCATCGAAGAGAACGTTTTGAAGCCAGCGGGAATGAAGAACAGTTTCTACTCGCTTGACCGGTTGGACGAAATCGAAAACGTAACAACGCTCTACATGAAGGCGAAAGACGGCTCTCACGTGTATGAGGCGCCTCTTTGGTGGGATGCACCATCAATGCGATCGGTCGGTTATTTGAAGTCGACAGCAAATGACATCCTCCGCTATTTGGAGATGTATTGGAATGAAGGCGTCGTTGGTGGGACGCGGATCTTATCGAAAGAAAGCGTCGAGCAGATGATTCATCCGCATGTCGAATATGAGCCAGGGAGATGCTACGGGTATGGGTTGCGGATTGTCCCCGATTATTTCGGCTCTACATTGATCAGCCATGGCGGCGGATTGAAAGGCGTTTCTTCTTATATGTGTGCAATCGTTGAAAAGAAGAAGGCGGGCGTAATTCTGACAAACGTTTCAGACGTGGATGCAGGCGGCCTATTGATGAGCACGATGAATGTCACGGAAGGCCGGAAGCTGGATGCTTCCCCTTCAATGCATGAAGTCCGGGAAATCGATGCGGGGGAACTGCGGAAATTCGTAGGCACATTCACCTCGAGCGAAGGAATGAATGTGAAGGTGACTCTGAAGGACAACCAACTAAGTATTGAATCGAATGAAGTGTGCCGGAAGTTGAAATGCATTGGGAAAAACTTTTTTATTGATGAAGATGAGAAAGAAGGCATTCTGCAGTTCATTGAAAACAAAGACGGAGAAATTGAGCGGATCGTCTATGGCGGTAGGCATATATTGAAGGAAAACGTTTAA
- a CDS encoding sulfate adenylyltransferase codes for MLNVTENRFANYPQQPHGGKLVDKVLTGAERDEELEKARLLPSIMVDLEAVITLEMIATGVLSPNEGFMNEVDYKSVLTEGRLANGTVWPVPLSFAPIGNRNKEIIETLSVGDEVALCDEQNEPVAILRIDDIFAYDKEYRASHLFGTTDRNHPGVDAIFRRMGDVALGGPIRLLQRVDWGPFEKLRLEPKDTWHEFYEVKKFRSAAGFITGANPLHRGHEYIHKNALEEIDGLLLQPLVEMAKREYTRHEFRMLSYRSVLDTYYPKGRSILAPLRVTYIFAGPRETVLHALIMKNYGCTHALIGRDHAGIGDYYDKYASHTIFDQFKPEELGIDIRLFHEVFYCTRCDAPATEQSCPHDNQYRINISGTGIREMLRHGIMPPKEIVRPESARIAIQGVQPKGLDESESAISPVGKVIKSMFPFYLERTRLGGRKRKAPLTVDDLTNDDLEMVNLDVRANADRIYQEIFEEYSSVGDTNRGMQPEWVMDARESLQTQQRMVIQDLEEKVKQAPETASDEFMYQDKEESLRELEVAKKILGDIPKVLRAADFDYRTWNVLPYKRYRGSDEPEEGK; via the coding sequence ATGTTAAACGTTACAGAAAATCGGTTTGCCAACTACCCTCAACAGCCGCACGGGGGAAAACTGGTGGACAAAGTATTGACGGGGGCGGAGAGGGACGAGGAGCTGGAAAAGGCTAGATTGCTGCCTTCCATCATGGTGGATTTGGAAGCGGTCATCACGCTTGAAATGATTGCGACAGGCGTCTTATCTCCGAATGAAGGATTCATGAATGAAGTGGATTATAAGTCTGTGTTGACTGAAGGACGCTTGGCGAATGGGACGGTTTGGCCAGTTCCACTCAGTTTTGCGCCGATCGGCAACCGCAACAAGGAAATCATCGAAACGCTATCCGTGGGGGACGAAGTGGCGCTTTGCGATGAACAGAACGAGCCAGTGGCGATTTTGCGGATTGACGATATTTTTGCATATGATAAGGAGTACCGGGCTTCCCATCTATTCGGTACGACCGATCGGAATCATCCAGGTGTGGATGCGATTTTCAGGAGGATGGGCGATGTCGCGCTCGGCGGCCCGATCCGGTTATTGCAGCGGGTTGACTGGGGGCCGTTTGAAAAGCTGCGATTGGAACCGAAAGATACATGGCATGAATTCTATGAAGTGAAGAAATTCCGTTCCGCTGCAGGGTTCATTACAGGGGCGAATCCACTGCACCGCGGACATGAATACATCCATAAAAATGCATTGGAAGAAATCGACGGTTTGCTTCTTCAGCCGCTGGTCGAAATGGCGAAACGCGAATATACGCGCCATGAATTCCGGATGCTATCGTATAGAAGCGTGCTGGATACGTATTATCCAAAAGGTCGGTCCATCCTCGCACCTTTGCGGGTGACGTATATTTTTGCCGGTCCGCGGGAGACGGTGCTGCACGCACTTATCATGAAAAATTACGGATGCACACATGCGCTCATCGGACGGGATCATGCGGGGATCGGCGATTATTATGATAAATATGCGAGCCATACCATTTTTGATCAATTCAAACCGGAGGAACTCGGAATCGACATTCGACTTTTCCACGAGGTGTTCTACTGCACGCGTTGTGACGCACCCGCGACAGAGCAGTCTTGCCCGCATGACAATCAATACCGGATCAATATTTCTGGAACGGGCATCCGGGAAATGCTCCGCCACGGCATCATGCCACCGAAGGAAATCGTCCGTCCGGAATCTGCGCGGATCGCAATCCAAGGTGTTCAACCGAAAGGCCTCGATGAATCTGAAAGCGCTATCTCGCCAGTAGGAAAGGTTATTAAGAGCATGTTCCCATTCTATTTGGAGCGTACGAGGCTAGGAGGACGGAAGCGCAAAGCGCCTTTGACGGTCGATGATTTGACGAATGATGATCTCGAAATGGTGAATCTGGACGTCCGTGCGAATGCCGACCGGATCTATCAGGAAATCTTCGAGGAGTATTCGAGCGTGGGTGACACAAACCGTGGCATGCAACCTGAATGGGTGATGGACGCAAGGGAATCCTTGCAGACGCAGCAGCGGATGGTCATCCAGGACTTGGAGGAGAAAGTGAAGCAGGCGCCGGAGACCGCTTCGGACGAATTCATGTATCAGGATAAAGAGGAATCGTTGCGGGAGTTGGAAGTGGCGAAGAAAATCCTCGGGGATATTCCAAAAGTGCTTCGCGCGGCCGATTTCGACTATCGGACGTGGAATGTCCTGCCGTATAAGCGCTACCGCGGCAGCGATGAGCCGGAGGAAGGAAAATAA
- a CDS encoding SRPBCC family protein, with protein sequence MNTDITTKMKIDKPASEVFEAIVDPEKMGGYWFSSGTSRVEQGKIITWRYEEYGAEGDIEVLKVEENKEIVFTWGETTVTMTFHETDGSTVMEVTESGFNADDPEIVNKMMDQKEGWVYMLTCMKGYLENGITTLRASLVK encoded by the coding sequence ATGAATACAGACATAACAACAAAAATGAAAATTGATAAACCGGCAAGTGAAGTGTTCGAGGCGATTGTCGACCCTGAGAAAATGGGCGGCTATTGGTTTTCTTCCGGTACTAGCAGAGTCGAACAAGGGAAGATAATTACTTGGAGGTACGAGGAATATGGTGCCGAAGGGGATATCGAGGTATTAAAAGTTGAAGAGAACAAAGAAATTGTTTTCACATGGGGAGAAACGACGGTCACGATGACATTCCACGAGACGGATGGAAGTACGGTCATGGAAGTAACCGAATCGGGTTTTAACGCGGACGATCCTGAAATCGTCAATAAAATGATGGATCAAAAAGAAGGATGGGTGTACATGCTCACTTGCATGAAGGGGTACTTGGAAAATGGTATAACGACATTGCGGGCTTCGTTAGTAAAATGA
- a CDS encoding NupC/NupG family nucleoside CNT transporter has translation MKFLIFIAALLVIFILAFIVSNGKRKIKYKSIVTMIGLQLVLAFALLNTEVGLILIRGVANAFDKLLEYAAEGINFVFGGLANEGSFPFFLNVLLPIVFVSVLIGIAQYIRLLPIIIRFLGLVLSKVNGLGKLESFNAVASAIFGQSEVFISIKKQLPHIPKHRMYTLCTSAMSTVSASILGAYMTMIEPKYVITALVLNLFGGFIIANIINPYEVSEDEDIIEIKDERKQSFFEMLGEYIMDGFKVAVIVGAMLIGFVALIGMINSVFEAAVGVSFQTALGYVFAPFAFIVGIPASEVVQAGTIMATKLLTNEFVAMMDLAKITSSLSDKSVGIISVFLVSFANFSSIGIISGAVKGLNEEQGNTVAKFGLKLLYGATLVSLLTAAVTGIML, from the coding sequence TTGAAATTCCTTATCTTCATTGCGGCATTACTTGTTATCTTTATCCTTGCGTTCATCGTAAGCAATGGTAAAAGGAAGATTAAATATAAATCGATTGTCACGATGATCGGTTTGCAGCTCGTATTGGCGTTCGCTTTATTGAACACCGAAGTTGGCCTCATCCTGATTAGGGGAGTGGCGAATGCTTTCGATAAGCTTTTAGAATATGCTGCAGAAGGGATCAACTTTGTTTTCGGCGGGCTTGCCAACGAAGGCTCTTTTCCTTTCTTCTTGAATGTTTTATTGCCGATCGTTTTTGTTTCCGTACTTATCGGGATTGCCCAGTATATTCGGCTGCTTCCTATCATTATCCGTTTTCTCGGATTAGTATTGAGCAAGGTCAATGGCCTTGGGAAATTGGAGTCGTTTAATGCGGTCGCTTCTGCGATTTTTGGACAATCTGAGGTGTTCATCTCCATTAAAAAACAGCTGCCGCATATTCCGAAGCATCGGATGTATACGTTGTGTACGTCAGCTATGTCAACGGTTTCCGCTTCAATCCTAGGGGCATATATGACGATGATTGAACCGAAGTATGTCATTACGGCACTCGTCTTGAATCTGTTCGGTGGATTCATCATCGCCAATATTATCAATCCTTACGAAGTGTCGGAGGATGAGGATATCATTGAAATTAAGGATGAGAGAAAACAGTCCTTCTTCGAAATGTTAGGCGAATATATTATGGATGGCTTTAAAGTGGCGGTCATCGTCGGTGCGATGTTGATCGGTTTTGTCGCATTGATTGGCATGATTAACAGTGTTTTTGAGGCGGCAGTCGGCGTCAGCTTCCAGACCGCGTTAGGATATGTATTTGCACCATTTGCATTCATCGTCGGCATTCCGGCATCTGAAGTGGTACAAGCCGGCACGATCATGGCGACGAAATTGCTGACGAACGAGTTCGTGGCAATGATGGACTTGGCTAAAATTACATCATCTCTGTCGGACAAGTCGGTCGGCATTATTTCCGTCTTCCTCGTATCATTCGCGAACTTCTCTTCAATCGGAATCATTTCCGGAGCTGTGAAAGGTTTGAATGAAGAGCAAGGGAATACGGTCGCTAAATTCGGTTTGAAATTACTCTATGGGGCGACGTTGGTCAGTTTATTGACGGCGGCGGTCACTGGAATTATGTTGTAA
- the brnQ gene encoding branched-chain amino acid transport system II carrier protein, whose product MNDFTNKDTLKLGLLMFALFFGAGNLIFPPLVGQLAGGNVWIAIAGFLITGVGLPFLGVVAVAMSGSQLRDLAGKAHPLFGLVFAIIVYLALGPLFAVPRTATVTFEMGLAPFTSDSAERIALLLFTVLFFAVTAWLSMKPSKLVDRFGNVLTPVLLVLVTFIVTVGIIRPAGTIGPPQEPYIQNPFIKGFIEGYLTMDAMAALVFGIVIINAIKAKGVSDKKVTLAITMKAGAFAVAGLCLVYAGLAYLGTTSRLVAPDAANGGEILTQLVYSLLGTTGQVLLGLAVLLACLTTSVGLASSCAAFFSDTFPKFSYRLVVLIICIFSAFIANIGLTQLIEITLPVLIGVYPLAIVLITISFFHNWFNGHREVYLFALAAAGFIGFFDMLKAFGLPIAPVTDMLRHLPLYEEGIGWILPAIVFAGIGFVIASVRKCAHQ is encoded by the coding sequence ATGAACGATTTTACAAATAAGGATACATTGAAGTTAGGGTTACTGATGTTTGCGCTGTTTTTCGGCGCCGGAAATCTAATTTTCCCGCCGCTCGTCGGGCAGCTGGCAGGAGGAAATGTATGGATTGCGATTGCCGGGTTTCTCATTACCGGTGTCGGCCTTCCGTTTCTCGGTGTCGTTGCGGTAGCGATGAGCGGCAGCCAGTTGAGGGATCTCGCAGGAAAGGCACATCCTTTATTCGGCCTAGTCTTCGCAATTATTGTCTATTTAGCGCTCGGACCATTGTTTGCAGTTCCGCGCACGGCGACGGTCACGTTTGAAATGGGACTGGCTCCTTTCACTTCCGATTCGGCGGAGAGGATCGCTTTGCTGTTATTCACAGTCCTCTTTTTTGCGGTCACCGCTTGGCTGTCAATGAAGCCGAGTAAATTGGTCGATCGTTTCGGGAATGTACTGACCCCGGTTCTCCTGGTCCTTGTCACTTTCATCGTCACGGTAGGGATTATCAGGCCTGCCGGGACAATCGGACCGCCACAGGAACCATACATCCAAAATCCTTTCATCAAAGGATTCATCGAAGGTTATTTAACGATGGATGCGATGGCTGCACTCGTATTCGGCATCGTCATCATCAACGCGATCAAAGCTAAGGGTGTATCGGATAAGAAAGTGACCCTAGCCATTACGATGAAGGCAGGCGCCTTTGCCGTTGCGGGTCTTTGCCTCGTGTATGCCGGGCTCGCTTATCTCGGAACAACGAGTCGGCTTGTTGCACCGGATGCTGCAAATGGCGGGGAAATTTTAACGCAGCTCGTTTATTCACTGCTCGGGACGACTGGACAAGTGTTGCTAGGTTTGGCTGTACTCCTTGCTTGCCTGACAACATCCGTCGGCCTCGCTTCTTCATGTGCTGCCTTTTTCTCGGATACATTTCCAAAATTTTCGTATCGGCTCGTGGTGCTGATCATCTGCATTTTCAGTGCGTTCATTGCGAACATCGGGCTTACGCAATTAATCGAGATTACATTGCCAGTTCTCATCGGGGTTTATCCGCTGGCGATCGTCTTGATTACAATCAGCTTCTTCCATAACTGGTTCAACGGCCACCGGGAAGTGTATCTCTTCGCACTGGCTGCGGCAGGATTTATCGGTTTTTTCGATATGCTTAAGGCGTTCGGCCTTCCGATCGCTCCGGTTACCGATATGCTCCGCCACTTGCCCCTTTACGAAGAAGGGATCGGTTGGATACTCCCCGCCATTGTGTTCGCTGGAATCGGCTTCGTAATCGCTTCGGTCCGAAAGTGCGCACATCAATAG
- a CDS encoding YjcZ family sporulation protein: MSNEVGGNVGYGNGFTLIVVLFILLIIVGAAYLGEGYC, translated from the coding sequence ATGTCGAATGAAGTCGGTGGCAATGTTGGGTATGGGAACGGATTTACGTTGATCGTCGTATTGTTTATTCTACTAATTATTGTCGGAGCAGCATACCTAGGTGAAGGATACTGTTAA
- a CDS encoding spore germination protein GerW family protein, with product MVQLQEQVDTAERKEFVETPVKTLFQKFADHKDVSLVFGDPVEVGLTKVIPVAKLQYGFGGGGDNAGNNGGGGGFRVSPVGVYEITPERVTFKPTRSGRQIIVMMLLSGLFFFLGKKSSKKR from the coding sequence ATGGTGCAGTTGCAAGAACAAGTGGATACTGCTGAACGGAAGGAATTTGTCGAGACGCCCGTCAAAACATTGTTCCAGAAGTTTGCTGATCATAAGGATGTCTCGCTTGTATTCGGAGATCCAGTCGAAGTCGGCTTGACGAAAGTGATTCCTGTTGCGAAGCTGCAATACGGTTTTGGAGGAGGAGGCGACAACGCAGGCAATAACGGAGGCGGTGGAGGCTTTAGAGTCAGCCCTGTAGGTGTCTATGAAATCACACCTGAACGAGTTACATTCAAACCGACTCGCAGCGGTAGGCAAATCATCGTTATGATGTTGTTATCGGGTCTGTTTTTCTTCTTAGGAAAGAAATCAAGTAAAAAGCGGTGA
- a CDS encoding DUF2325 domain-containing protein, whose amino-acid sequence MKQISDELISCIHQLTEENVAETRERVNKLFDFIELSMGLWGSIPTINGSDERDKKEGESLTSRNETSQRMIVTSSTDATNLGTPMERKLKGGILKGKQGDIYVPEKIVRMHGFEHGDYIEAIGDSIKDLVFIKRKNSVTKDDSNRIEIDYCVLTKTSDGLLVADQTIADGKLSRIKLDGESPYQFLISQRDIDSYSLKDGSVVAIAYHESDPLSFRVVWCYPERNSEIARPEPKPSSFYKDNTSKKENMWTDIELNLLRDKKIVIIGADFRSADFMPLAENGNFSLDIFSGDESRNRIKAAVKNMDLIISASEHSSHRSSGLAKECAKKYKIPFRAAPTSQSSIKKAMIHGIKESYIPFHSFF is encoded by the coding sequence ATGAAACAGATTTCTGATGAACTAATCAGCTGTATCCATCAACTGACGGAAGAAAATGTTGCTGAAACAAGGGAACGGGTCAACAAGCTATTCGATTTCATCGAACTATCGATGGGATTATGGGGCTCCATCCCAACGATTAATGGTTCGGACGAACGTGATAAGAAGGAAGGGGAGTCACTTACTTCACGTAATGAAACATCCCAGAGAATGATCGTCACGAGCAGTACTGATGCGACGAATCTAGGAACCCCTATGGAAAGAAAGTTGAAAGGCGGGATTTTAAAAGGAAAACAAGGGGATATATACGTCCCGGAAAAGATTGTAAGGATGCATGGGTTCGAACATGGGGATTATATTGAGGCAATCGGAGATAGTATAAAAGATTTAGTGTTTATTAAACGAAAAAACAGTGTGACAAAGGATGATAGTAATCGGATTGAAATCGATTATTGTGTCCTCACAAAGACGTCTGATGGATTATTAGTTGCAGATCAAACAATCGCAGATGGAAAGCTATCGAGAATAAAACTCGATGGCGAGTCCCCCTATCAATTTTTAATTAGCCAAAGAGATATTGATTCGTATAGTTTGAAAGACGGAAGCGTAGTGGCGATTGCTTACCATGAATCCGATCCCTTATCGTTCCGTGTCGTCTGGTGTTATCCGGAACGCAATAGTGAAATCGCAAGGCCCGAACCGAAACCATCTAGTTTTTATAAAGATAATACATCGAAAAAGGAAAATATGTGGACTGATATTGAATTGAACTTATTAAGAGATAAAAAAATAGTTATTATCGGAGCTGATTTCAGAAGCGCGGATTTCATGCCACTTGCGGAAAACGGAAACTTTTCATTGGATATTTTCAGTGGGGATGAAAGCAGGAACCGTATCAAAGCCGCTGTAAAAAATATGGACTTGATCATTTCTGCAAGCGAGCATTCATCGCACCGCAGCAGCGGATTGGCGAAGGAATGCGCTAAAAAGTATAAAATCCCATTCCGCGCGGCGCCTACTAGTCAGTCATCGATAAAAAAAGCGATGATTCATGGAATCAAGGAATCCTATATACCTTTTCATTCTTTTTTTTAA
- a CDS encoding dicarboxylate/amino acid:cation symporter: MKSIFKSYLRASLIMKISVALVLGIVAGFLLGEQAVILAPLGDLLLRLLTFLIIPLILFTLIVGINQTNIANLGRMGSKVFIYYTVTSALAIVVGLLVASMLRPGRGMHLTGNESFEVPDNPGIVQVLLNIVPSNIVAAFTEMNLLGIIFTALAFGIAISAMRSSEKHAGLGDSLLTTITALNEASLLILKAILQYVPIGIFAIIANTVGSQGIDTLLSLGGMIGVFYAALLVHIMLYAVLLLLFGIKPGSFFNYARTPMITAFVTQSSTGTLPLTLDAAKKMGVPKSLYGFSLPLGATVNMDGAAIRIAASAVFAANVAGTPLTISDMVMVVLIGTLASIGTAGVPGAGIVMIATVFVQLGLPMEAVALLTAIDALIGMGATAVNVTGDLVGTRLIDQHEKRRKI, translated from the coding sequence ATGAAAAGCATTTTCAAATCATATTTACGTGCTTCATTAATAATGAAAATTTCGGTCGCCTTAGTTCTTGGAATTGTTGCAGGTTTCCTATTGGGGGAACAAGCCGTAATCCTAGCACCGCTCGGCGATCTTCTTCTCCGTCTGCTCACCTTCCTGATCATCCCACTCATTTTATTCACACTCATCGTAGGGATAAATCAGACGAACATTGCCAACTTAGGGCGTATGGGCAGCAAGGTTTTCATCTATTACACAGTCACTTCGGCGCTCGCAATCGTCGTCGGCCTGCTCGTCGCCAGCATGTTGCGGCCAGGCAGGGGGATGCATCTCACTGGCAATGAATCATTCGAGGTTCCGGACAATCCAGGCATCGTACAAGTGCTCCTCAATATCGTGCCGTCCAATATCGTCGCCGCTTTTACGGAAATGAATCTACTCGGCATCATTTTTACAGCGCTCGCTTTCGGCATTGCGATTTCCGCCATGCGTTCCTCTGAAAAACATGCCGGGTTGGGCGATTCATTACTGACGACGATTACAGCGTTGAATGAAGCTTCCCTTCTTATTTTGAAAGCGATCCTGCAATACGTGCCGATCGGAATTTTCGCGATCATCGCGAATACGGTCGGCAGTCAAGGCATCGATACGCTTCTTTCATTAGGCGGCATGATCGGCGTCTTTTACGCTGCGCTACTCGTACATATCATGCTGTATGCCGTTCTCCTGCTTCTTTTCGGAATCAAACCCGGGTCTTTCTTCAACTATGCACGCACGCCGATGATCACTGCATTTGTCACGCAAAGCAGCACGGGCACATTGCCCCTTACACTGGATGCGGCGAAAAAAATGGGGGTTCCAAAAAGCTTATACGGCTTCAGCCTGCCACTCGGCGCAACTGTCAATATGGATGGCGCCGCAATCCGCATAGCGGCATCCGCTGTATTTGCCGCCAATGTCGCCGGTACCCCGCTCACCATTTCCGATATGGTGATGGTCGTATTGATCGGGACGCTCGCCTCCATCGGGACAGCAGGGGTTCCAGGCGCAGGCATCGTCATGATTGCGACCGTGTTCGTCCAACTCGGCTTGCCGATGGAAGCGGTGGCGTTGCTGACTGCAATTGATGCTTTGATCGGCATGGGGGCAACCGCAGTGAACGTCACTGGCGACCTCGTAGGGACAAGATTGATTGATCAGCATGAAAAAAGAAGGAAAATATGA